The following are encoded together in the bacterium genome:
- a CDS encoding DUF116 domain-containing protein: MRKLLLLLNNRRVRRRKYGFRPDEVLILGPRCLQNSLCTARVAVDPRECRRCGRCGVGDLNRLAETYGTRLAIATGGGIALAELARPEVKGVVSVACLNELLEGMLKKKRKPVLGVVIERPQGPCRDTTVSAEMVEEAIKVFLGR, translated from the coding sequence GAAAACTGCTGCTTCTGCTGAACAACCGGCGCGTCCGCCGCCGGAAATACGGGTTTCGCCCGGACGAGGTATTGATTCTGGGCCCCCGCTGTCTCCAGAACAGCCTCTGCACCGCCCGCGTGGCCGTCGATCCCCGGGAATGCCGCCGCTGCGGCCGCTGCGGGGTAGGGGACCTCAACCGTCTGGCCGAGACTTACGGGACCAGGCTGGCCATCGCCACCGGCGGGGGAATCGCCCTGGCCGAGCTGGCCCGGCCCGAGGTAAAAGGCGTGGTATCCGTGGCCTGTCTCAACGAACTGCTGGAAGGGATGCTCAAGAAGAAAAGGAAGCCGGTTCTGGGGGTGGTCATCGAGCGCCCCCAGGGCCCCTGCCGGGATACGACGGTCTCGGCGGAGATGGTGGAAGAGGCGATCAAGGTTTTCCTGGGGCGATGA
- a CDS encoding transcription antitermination factor NusB, with protein MNSSAGTASRVAAARVLAAWEGGEGYLSDLMERFPGAGKLSPRDRKLWYATVQGAVRNLLPIDETIDLLCSGRPPARGSLVRQVLRISLAHLFYFDRVPEYAVLHQAAETLRRLGRSRWTGFVNAVLRRALREKSSLPPGASGDGPEAWSRRYSIPLWMIERWLGFRGPDWAEAVCRGSARIPAVFARTNRLRAEPDVLREALEKEG; from the coding sequence ATGAACTCCTCCGCCGGCACCGCTTCCCGCGTCGCCGCGGCGCGGGTCCTGGCCGCCTGGGAGGGGGGGGAGGGCTACCTCTCCGACCTCATGGAGCGTTTCCCCGGCGCCGGGAAACTCTCCCCCCGGGATCGGAAGCTCTGGTACGCGACCGTCCAGGGCGCGGTCAGGAATCTGCTGCCCATCGACGAGACCATCGACCTTCTCTGCTCCGGCCGTCCGCCCGCCCGCGGGTCGCTGGTCCGGCAGGTGCTGAGAATTTCGCTGGCGCACCTGTTCTATTTCGACCGGGTCCCCGAATATGCGGTTCTGCATCAGGCCGCGGAGACGCTGCGGCGGTTGGGCCGGTCGCGTTGGACGGGGTTCGTCAACGCGGTTCTGCGCCGGGCCCTGCGGGAAAAGAGCTCCCTGCCGCCGGGCGCCTCCGGCGACGGGCCCGAGGCGTGGTCCCGGCGCTATTCGATACCCCTGTGGATGATCGAGCGCTGGCTGGGATTCCGCGGCCCCGACTGGGCCGAAGCCGTCTGCCGGGGTTCGGCGCGCATCCCCGCCGTCTTTGCCCGGACCAACCGGCTGCGCGCGGAGCCCGACGTTCTCCGGGAGGCGCTGGAGAAGGAGGG